A single window of Vigna radiata var. radiata cultivar VC1973A chromosome 4, Vradiata_ver6, whole genome shotgun sequence DNA harbors:
- the LOC106759216 gene encoding probable non-specific lipid-transfer protein AKCS9, which yields MTMKKSVVCAVVLVALLLIDVGPLAQAVTCSAVQLAPCAPAITSASRPSPVCCTKLKEQKPCLCGYLKDPNLKQYVNSPNAKKVLSACGVTYPSC from the coding sequence ATGACGATGAAAAAGTCCGTTGTGTGTGCAGTGGTGCTTGTGGCACTCCTTCTGATCGATGTGGGACCTCTGGCTCAGGCTGTTACTTGCTCCGCAGTCCAGTTAGCACCGTGTGCTCCGGCAATCACTTCCGCCAGTCGACCCTCACCTGTTTGCTGTACGAAGCTGAAGGAGCAAAAACCATGCTTATGTGGTTACCTCAAAGACCCCAACCTTAAGCAGTATGTCAATTCTCCTAATGCCAAAAAGGTCCTTAGTGCTTGTGGGGTTACCTACCCAAGTTGCTAA